The Vescimonas coprocola genome includes a window with the following:
- a CDS encoding site-specific integrase, with amino-acid sequence MHHQQAAQPVAPCGDADVCIYLLCHADRRTNRCHPSEATMAKAKELMESGRTNRKSGHGNPGLSSATVRSLHLMLHNALNRAVKERLILRNPTEDRIAPKVQKFEMQILQPEHIKTYLDAAEKRGLLPMFYLELVSGLRKGELTAFLWSDLDITNRTISVSKQYVKNPNGELTLSRPKTETSVRKISISQEAVDLLVAEHKRHPNNPYMFPSPITREMYHPDSTVKLHKKILKDAGLPHIRSHDLRHTFATLALQNGVDVKTVSSMLGHYDAGFTLRTYTHATRQKQDEAAQTMGSFMAQVM; translated from the coding sequence ATGCACCACCAGCAGGCGGCCCAGCCAGTCGCGCCCTGCGGCGATGCCGACGTGTGCATTTACCTGCTGTGCCACGCCGACCGTCGAACGAATCGGTGCCATCCCAGCGAAGCGACTATGGCAAAAGCAAAGGAGCTGATGGAGAGCGGTCGCACCAACCGCAAAAGCGGGCACGGCAATCCGGGTCTCAGCAGCGCCACCGTCCGCAGCCTGCACCTGATGCTCCACAACGCATTGAACCGTGCCGTAAAAGAGCGCTTGATCCTCCGCAATCCTACCGAGGATCGCATCGCACCGAAGGTGCAGAAATTCGAGATGCAGATCCTCCAACCGGAACACATCAAAACTTACCTTGACGCCGCAGAGAAACGGGGACTGCTGCCCATGTTCTATCTGGAACTGGTCAGCGGGCTGCGCAAGGGCGAGTTGACCGCCTTCCTGTGGAGCGACCTCGACATTACAAACAGAACCATCTCCGTCAGCAAGCAGTATGTCAAAAATCCTAACGGAGAGCTGACCCTCTCCCGCCCCAAGACAGAGACATCGGTCAGAAAGATCAGTATTTCACAGGAGGCTGTTGACCTGCTGGTTGCCGAGCATAAGAGACACCCCAATAACCCGTACATGTTCCCCTCACCCATCACAAGAGAGATGTATCACCCCGATTCTACCGTAAAGCTGCACAAGAAAATTCTGAAAGATGCCGGGCTGCCGCACATACGCTCCCACGATCTCAGGCATACCTTTGCCACACTGGCCCTGCAAAACGGTGTGGATGTAAAAACCGTCAGCAGTATGCTGGGCCACTATGATGCGGGTTTTACCCTGCGCACCTACACCCACGCCACTCGCCAAAAACAGGATGAAGCCGCCCAGACCATGGGCAGCTTCATGGCGCAGGTGATGTAA
- a CDS encoding Mrp/NBP35 family ATP-binding protein, which yields MSECTHDCSSCGESCADRQGGSPFQIKPLHEGCHVRKVYGVVSGKGGVGKSMVTSQLAVTMQRRGHRTAILDADVTGPSIPKCFGIHGRAVGSEDAILPVQTETGIQLMSVNLLLEHETDPVIWRGPVIGGVVQQFWGDVLWQDVDYMFVDMPPGTGDVALNVFQTLPVDGVIIVTSPQDLVGMVVEKAVKMAQMMNIPIVGLVENMSYLACPDCGRKIYLFGEGKTQEAADRYGLPLLAQMPIDPALAALVDAGRIEDFQGSWLSAAADRLEC from the coding sequence ATGAGTGAATGCACCCACGATTGCAGCAGCTGCGGCGAGAGCTGCGCTGACCGTCAGGGCGGAAGCCCCTTCCAGATCAAGCCCCTTCATGAGGGCTGCCATGTCCGTAAGGTCTACGGCGTCGTCTCCGGCAAGGGCGGCGTCGGCAAATCCATGGTCACCAGCCAGTTGGCCGTCACCATGCAGCGCCGGGGCCACCGCACCGCCATTCTGGACGCCGACGTTACCGGCCCCTCCATCCCCAAGTGCTTCGGCATCCACGGCCGGGCCGTTGGCTCCGAGGATGCCATCCTCCCGGTGCAGACGGAGACCGGCATCCAGCTGATGAGCGTAAACCTGCTGCTGGAGCACGAGACTGACCCCGTCATCTGGCGTGGCCCCGTCATCGGCGGCGTGGTGCAGCAGTTTTGGGGCGACGTGCTGTGGCAGGACGTGGACTATATGTTCGTGGATATGCCCCCCGGAACCGGCGACGTGGCTCTGAACGTGTTCCAGACCCTGCCGGTGGACGGCGTCATCATCGTCACCAGCCCGCAGGATTTGGTGGGTATGGTGGTGGAAAAGGCCGTGAAGATGGCTCAGATGATGAACATCCCCATCGTCGGTCTGGTGGAGAATATGAGCTATCTGGCCTGTCCCGACTGCGGCAGGAAGATCTACCTCTTCGGTGAGGGCAAAACGCAGGAGGCCGCCGACCGCTATGGCCTGCCCCTGCTGGCTCAGATGCCCATCGACCCGGCGCTGGCGGCTCTGGTGGACGCCGGGCGCATCGAGGACTTCCAAGGCTCCTGGCTCTCCGCCGCTGCTGACCGGCTGGAGTGCTGA
- a CDS encoding putative ABC transporter permease, with protein MFPLNTFENLCVFFLLLMIYSAAGWVGEMFYCSVGKGHICEKRGFLNGFICPIYGHGALLVLYVLHGGLKNPLLTFLAGMALTSALEYFTSWFMEAVFHMRWWDYSRKKIQLNGRICLQNSLLFGLACVLLCHVVNPPVMAWLFHIGSAYTIPVASFLFGLYLMDNVLSVRSAIQLSHRLDDLQKVRQEIRSHLEEKAAQLQQKYEGRLEEVTDRFMAGLEDANDDFLKEKELYLAQLRSGEDLFERRLLRSHPDLRSKRHSRKLLNLLREKRPGQKDKK; from the coding sequence ATGTTCCCGCTGAACACCTTTGAAAATCTCTGTGTATTTTTCCTGCTGCTGATGATTTACAGCGCCGCCGGTTGGGTGGGCGAAATGTTCTACTGCTCCGTGGGCAAGGGCCACATCTGCGAAAAACGTGGCTTTTTGAACGGTTTTATCTGCCCCATCTATGGACACGGCGCCCTTTTGGTGCTATATGTATTACACGGGGGCCTGAAAAATCCCCTGTTGACCTTTCTGGCGGGCATGGCGCTGACCTCTGCGCTGGAGTACTTCACCAGCTGGTTTATGGAGGCCGTCTTCCATATGCGCTGGTGGGATTACAGCCGCAAGAAGATCCAGCTCAACGGCCGCATCTGTCTGCAGAACAGCCTGCTGTTCGGTCTGGCCTGCGTGCTGTTGTGCCATGTTGTGAATCCGCCAGTGATGGCGTGGCTGTTCCACATCGGCTCCGCCTACACCATCCCTGTGGCCTCGTTCCTCTTCGGCCTGTATCTCATGGATAACGTCCTCTCCGTCCGCAGCGCCATCCAGCTGTCCCACCGTCTGGACGATCTGCAGAAGGTGCGGCAGGAGATCCGCTCCCATCTGGAGGAGAAGGCCGCCCAGCTGCAGCAGAAGTATGAAGGCCGTCTGGAGGAGGTCACCGACCGCTTCATGGCCGGCTTAGAGGATGCTAACGACGACTTCCTCAAGGAGAAGGAGCTGTATCTGGCCCAGCTCCGCAGCGGCGAGGACCTCTTCGAGCGCCGTCTGCTCCGTTCCCACCCCGATCTGCGTTCCAAGCGCCACAGCAGAAAGCTGCTGAACCTGCTGCGTGAAAAGCGCCCCGGCCAGAAGGACAAGAAGTAA